In Archangium violaceum, the following are encoded in one genomic region:
- a CDS encoding carboxypeptidase-like regulatory domain-containing protein, which yields MHLPLATALLVLASAAAPWPYGDSAEVSEHTLRVRVLVGDKPAPLETEVRLYAPSILCGTGQRSTAPLRHPDAEGWVTFEKVGAVRDVQAEHPALGSASVWPGATDETATIVFPTGLSLSGKVVDEKGRGVAEARVYAVPKVELEEGYRTLVETRSGHTAYAERSRLSQPDGTFEFWGLREGTWAIVADGFDGVPAPAVEVQAGARDVRVPLFTRFRFGGRVVDAEGRPVPNARIVVALSPRAKVSPRPKGGGEGSKEAYARLFDPIPERFNLENYGKGFDADAQGAFDGFVPIAGPIVVEALARCVASEKVAVSAGGPAVELRLPPMARLKARALGPDGKPVEKLELRFEATRDADIHCPDKSNLELTTADGRFSVDGLPRFDTVIARVPGSPVVRRKIALQPGRELDLGELRFTQGGTLAVRVVGEDGKPMADVHPDLSRGGKTDWDFVGMTGADGELVVEGLAPGKAKVVVDSSFQRGERVVEIVAGQKTSVELRVRPRKKAAP from the coding sequence ATGCACCTGCCCCTGGCGACCGCCCTCCTCGTGCTCGCATCCGCCGCGGCGCCCTGGCCCTACGGCGACTCGGCGGAGGTGTCCGAGCACACGCTGAGGGTCCGCGTCCTCGTCGGCGACAAGCCGGCGCCGCTCGAGACCGAGGTGCGCTTGTACGCGCCCAGCATCCTCTGTGGCACCGGCCAGCGCAGCACTGCGCCCCTGCGCCACCCCGACGCCGAGGGCTGGGTCACCTTCGAGAAGGTCGGTGCGGTGAGGGACGTCCAGGCCGAGCACCCGGCGCTCGGCTCCGCCTCCGTCTGGCCGGGAGCCACCGACGAGACCGCGACCATCGTCTTTCCCACCGGCCTGTCGCTCAGCGGAAAGGTCGTCGACGAGAAGGGAAGGGGAGTCGCCGAGGCCCGGGTGTACGCGGTCCCCAAGGTCGAGCTCGAGGAAGGCTACCGGACCCTGGTGGAGACGAGGTCCGGGCACACCGCCTACGCCGAGCGCTCCCGGCTGTCGCAGCCCGACGGCACCTTCGAGTTCTGGGGCCTGCGCGAGGGGACCTGGGCCATCGTCGCGGACGGCTTCGACGGCGTTCCCGCGCCGGCGGTCGAGGTCCAGGCCGGAGCGCGGGACGTGAGGGTTCCTCTCTTCACCCGGTTCCGCTTCGGCGGACGGGTGGTGGATGCGGAGGGGAGACCGGTTCCCAATGCACGGATCGTCGTGGCGCTGTCTCCGCGCGCGAAGGTGTCGCCTCGTCCGAAGGGCGGTGGAGAAGGTTCGAAGGAGGCCTACGCCCGGCTCTTCGATCCCATCCCCGAGCGTTTCAACCTCGAGAACTATGGGAAGGGCTTCGACGCCGACGCGCAGGGCGCCTTCGACGGCTTCGTCCCCATCGCTGGCCCGATCGTCGTGGAGGCGCTCGCGCGGTGCGTGGCCAGCGAGAAGGTCGCGGTCTCGGCGGGCGGCCCCGCCGTCGAGCTGCGCCTCCCGCCCATGGCGCGGTTGAAGGCCCGCGCGCTCGGCCCCGACGGGAAGCCCGTCGAGAAGCTCGAGCTCAGGTTCGAGGCAACGCGGGACGCGGACATTCATTGCCCCGACAAATCCAACCTCGAGCTGACCACCGCCGACGGCCGGTTCTCGGTCGACGGGTTGCCGAGGTTCGACACGGTGATCGCCCGGGTGCCCGGCTCTCCCGTCGTGCGCAGGAAGATCGCGCTCCAGCCGGGCCGCGAGCTGGACCTCGGCGAGCTGCGGTTCACCCAAGGCGGCACGCTCGCGGTACGGGTGGTGGGCGAAGACGGAAAGCCGATGGCCGACGTCCATCCCGATCTCTCGCGAGGGGGCAAGACCGACTGGGACTTCGTGGGGATGACCGGGGCCGACGGAGAGCTCGTGGTCGAGGGCCTCGCGCCGGGGAAGGCCAAGGTCGTCGTCGATTCGAGCTTCCAGCGGGGCGAGCGGGTGGTCGAGATCGTCGCGGGCCAGAAGACCTCGGTGGAGCTGCGCGTGCGCCCGCGCAAGAAAGCGGCGCCCTGA
- a CDS encoding serine/threonine-protein kinase, whose amino-acid sequence MAGPPTPPRETGRFTFESDGLRYEVRRPLLQHEDHDTLLLAWCGPLKEKGPRRLVVLKQVEVPPGREGRMRAVEEVRLAAHLHHPAIARVFGLAERRGSPYVVMEHTRGAFLATLLSSASLLDRKLSPAFAAFITAEVANALDYAHHRQDDRGRPLHIIHRAVSLSTIRLGRNGRVKLTHFGAAFSELLGRMPTPPRVLRGNIAYAAPELIRSVSEKGKEGLLSPHGFDSRADLFSLGLVLLEMIAGHHPLDPPDVLPPKVSRRALRLVSGMRAEHSAWASIEVLADRLLRFGPEDVERIARGAPAPLKQVVHRALRSDPSRRYPSAAELRDDLREYLASLRRPFGAPEAAAELADIVKSASMIQRMDANPVELGVLPWPKASSIR is encoded by the coding sequence ATGGCCGGACCCCCTACCCCGCCCCGGGAGACCGGGCGCTTCACCTTCGAGTCGGACGGACTCCGCTACGAGGTCCGCCGTCCCCTCCTCCAGCACGAGGACCACGACACGCTGTTGCTCGCGTGGTGCGGCCCCTTGAAGGAGAAGGGACCCCGTCGGCTCGTCGTCCTGAAGCAGGTCGAGGTTCCTCCTGGCCGCGAAGGCCGCATGCGCGCCGTGGAAGAGGTTCGACTCGCCGCCCACCTTCACCATCCGGCCATCGCCCGCGTCTTCGGCCTCGCGGAACGAAGGGGTTCACCCTACGTGGTGATGGAGCACACCCGAGGCGCCTTCCTGGCCACCCTCCTCAGCTCCGCGTCGCTGCTGGATCGCAAGCTCTCCCCGGCCTTCGCCGCCTTCATCACCGCCGAGGTGGCCAACGCTCTCGACTACGCCCATCACCGCCAGGACGACAGGGGCCGCCCACTTCACATCATCCACCGTGCCGTGAGCCTCTCGACCATCCGCCTGGGGCGCAACGGCCGGGTCAAGCTCACCCACTTCGGCGCCGCGTTCTCCGAGCTTCTCGGGCGCATGCCCACTCCGCCACGGGTGCTCCGCGGAAACATCGCCTACGCGGCTCCCGAGCTCATTCGCTCCGTCTCCGAGAAGGGCAAGGAGGGTCTTCTCTCGCCCCATGGGTTCGACAGTCGAGCGGACCTCTTCTCGCTGGGCCTCGTCCTGCTGGAGATGATTGCTGGCCATCATCCGCTCGATCCACCCGACGTACTACCGCCCAAGGTGTCCAGGCGCGCGCTCCGGCTCGTCTCCGGCATGCGCGCCGAGCATTCCGCCTGGGCCTCCATCGAGGTCCTGGCCGACCGTCTCTTGCGCTTCGGTCCCGAGGATGTCGAGCGCATCGCCCGCGGAGCCCCGGCCCCACTGAAACAGGTGGTCCATCGGGCCCTTCGGAGTGACCCCTCCAGGCGTTACCCGTCGGCCGCCGAGCTGCGCGATGACCTCCGCGAGTATCTCGCCAGCCTCCGGCGGCCCTTCGGTGCACCCGAGGCGGCGGCGGAACTGGCGGACATCGTCAAGAGCGCGTCCATGATCCAGCGGATGGATGCCAATCCCGTCGAGCTTGGAGTCCTGCCCTGGCCCAAGGCTTCGAGCATCCGATAG